One genomic segment of Pseudorca crassidens isolate mPseCra1 chromosome X, mPseCra1.hap1, whole genome shotgun sequence includes these proteins:
- the LUZP4 gene encoding leucine zipper protein 4 — protein MDTEEIKNETQNDKKNTSVSRQQSNADKHHQQRGYSRFINNVEERNDEKPNGETFGFKSGQSSLNRQPLKKQEKCNENSKAQAVMNQGQSERNQHQSEGSQGQSEENQHYSERSRGHSKRSHGQAERSHRQSERSHGRKERSHHQSERSHGQAESSHCQSERSRSQSERSHRQSERSRSQKERSHHLIVNQKDLMAKQRDLIVNQKDLVANQKDLVVNQKDLLVNQKELVANQRDLVVDQKDLVVDQQDLMADQRDFMVNQRDLMAN, from the exons AtggacactgaagaaataaagaatgagaCACAGAACGATAAAAAAAATACCTCAGTTTCAAGACAGCAATCAAATGCTGATAAGCATCACCAGCAGAGAG gatactCAAGATTCATAAACAACGTTGAGGAAAGAAATGATGAAAAGCCAAACGGAGAAACTTTTGGATTCAAGTCTGGACAAAGCTCTTTAAACAGGCAGCCTTTAAAGAAGCAG GAGAAGTGCAATGAAAATTCTAAAGCCCAAGCAGTGATGAATCAAGGCCAATCAGAGAGGAACCAACATCAATCAGAAGGATCTCAAGGCCAATCAGAAGAAAATCAACACTATTCAGAGAGATCTCGAGGCCACTCAAAGAGATCTCATGGCCAAGCAGAGAGATCTCATCGTCAATCAGAAAGATCTCATGGCCGAAAAGAGAGATCTCATCATCAATCAGAAAGATCTCATGGCCAAGCAGAGAGTTCTCATTGTCAATCAGAAAGATCTCGTAGCCAATCAGAGAGATCTCATCGTCAATCAGAAAGATCTCGTAGTCAAAAAGAGAGATCTCATC ATCTCATCGTCAATCAGAAAGATCTCATGGCCAAGCAGAGAGATCTCATCGTCAATCAGAAAGATCTTGTAGCCAATCAGAAAGATCTCGTGGTCAATCAGAAAGATCTCCTGGTCAATCAGAAAGAACTCGTGGCCAATCAGAGAGATCTCGTGGTCGATCAGAAAGATCTCGTGGTCGATCAGCAAGATCTCATGGCCGATCAGAGAGATTTCATGGTCAATCAAAGAGATCTCATGGCCAATTAA